The genomic segment ACCACCCGCACGGCGACCAGTCGGTGTACGACACCATCGTCCGTATGGCGCAAGATTTTTCTATGCGGCACATGCTGGTGGATGGCCAAGGTAACTTCGGCTCCGTGGACGGCGACAGTGCGGCGGCCATGCGATACACCGAAATCCGTTTGGCGAAAATCGCCCACGAGTTGCTTGCCGATCTGGATAAAGAAACAGTCGACTTCGGCCCCAACTACGATGGCTCCGAATCAGAACCTCTGGTGATGCCCACCCGCATCCCCAACCTGTTGGTCAACGGCTCGGGCGGTATCGCGGTGGGTATGGCCACCAACATTCCGCCCCACAACTTAAACGAAGTGGTGGACGCCTGCCTGCACTTGCTGAAGAACCCGGAAGCCTCCATCGACGAGCTGATGGACATCATTCCGGCACCTGACTTCCCGACCGCCGGCATCATTTACGGCATTCAAGGTGTGAAAGATGGCTACCGCACGGGCCGCGGCCGCGTGGTTATGCGCGCACGCTGCCACTTTGAAGACATCGACAAAGGCCAGCGTCAGGCCATCATCGTGGATGAGCTGCCCTACCAGGTCAACAAAAAGACTCTGCAAGAGCGCATGGCAGAGCTGGTGCACGAAAAGAAAATTGAAGGCATCAGCCACATCCAGGACGAGTCCGACAAGTCCGGCATGCGCTTGGTCATCGAACTCAAGCGCGGCGAAGTGCCCGAGGTGGTGCTCAACAACCTGTACAAGCAAACCCAGCTGCAAGACACCTTCGGCATCAACATGGTGGCCTTGGTGAACGGCCAGCCCAAGCTGTGCAACCTCAAAGACTTGATCGAAGTCTTCCTGGACCACCGCCGTGAAGTAGTGACCCGCCGCACCGTGTTCAACCTGCGCAAAGCCCGCGAGCGTGGCCACGTGCTGGAAGGCTTAGCGGTGGCGCTGGCCAATATTGATGACTTCATCCGCATCATCCGTGAATCACCCACCCCCCCTGTGGCAAAACTGGAGCTGATGAACCGCCCTTGGGACAGCAAGCTGGTGCGCGAAATGCTCACGCGCACCCGTGCCGACGGCGGCGTGGTGAATGCGGATGACTACCGCCCCGACGGCTTGGAAAAAGAATTCGGCATGGGCAACGACGGCCTGTACCGGCTGTCTGAAACGCAAGCGCAGGAAATCCTGCAAATGCGCCTCCAGCGCCTGACCGGGCTGGAGCAAGACAAGATCGTCGCCGAGTACAAAGACGTGATGGCAGAGATCGAAGACCTGCTGGACATCTTGGCCAAGCCAGCCCGCGTGGCAGTGATCATCGGTGAAGAGTTGGGCCATGTGAAACAGGAATTCGGCCAGACCAAGATCGGCGCGCGCCGCAGCCTGGTTGAGCACTCTTCGTTCGATCTGTCCACCGAAGACCTGATCACACCCACTGACATGGTGGTCACGATGAGCCACAGCGGCTACATCAAGAGCCAGCCCCTGCACGAATACCGTGCCCAGAAGCGCGGCGGCCGGGGCAAACAAGCCACAGCCACCAAGGAAGACGACTGGGTAGACCAGCTATTTGTGGCCAACACGCACGACTACATCCTGTGTTTTTCGAACCGCGGCCGCTTGTACTGGCTCAAGGTGTGGGAAGTGCCTCAGGGCTCGCGTGGCTCGCGCGGTCGCCCTATCGTGAACATGTTCCCCTTGCAAGAAGGCGAAAAAATCACCGTGGTGCTGGCACTCACCGGCGAGAAACGCACCTTCCCTGCCGACCAGTATGTGTTCATGTCCACGAGCATGGGTACGGTCAAAAAGACGGCGCTCGACGAATTCAGCAACCCGCGCAAGGCCGGCATCATCGCCGTGGACTTGGACGAAGGCGACTTCCTGATCGGCGCAGCACTGACCGACGGCAAGCACGACGTGATGTTGTTCAGTGACGGCGGCAAGGCTGTGCGCTTTGACGAAAACGATGTGCGTCCCATGGGTCGTAACGCCCGGGGTGTGCGAGGCATGATGCTAGACGATGGCCAGAGCGTGATCGCCATGCTGGTGGCTGAAGACGAGCAGCAAAGTGTGTTGACCGCCACCGAAAACGGCTTCGGCAAGCGCACCAACATCACCGAATACACCCGCCATGGCCGTGGCACCAAGGGCATGATTGCCATCCAGCAATCCGAACGGAACGGCAAGGTCGTGGCGGCAACTTTGGTACATGCCGACGACGAAATCATGCTGATCACCGACAAGGGTGTGCTGGTGCGCACCCGGGTCAGCGAGATCCGCGAAATGGGTCGTGCGACCCAGGGCGTGACCCTGATCGGCTTGGATGAAGGCTCCAAGCTTAGCGGACTGCAACGCATCGTGGAAAACGACGCCAACCCATCCGATGCCACTGCAGAGGGTGCGGAAGATGCAGCAGACGGTACAGACGGAGACGCACCCGCCGCCGAGTGACTATCATTTTGATAGCTACCCACGCACGTTCTATAAGCGCTAGAGCCCGATTTTATTGATAAGCCACTGATGCAACGCCCTTACAACTTTTCGGCCGGACCGGCCGCCATGCCGGCTGAAGTGCTGGAACAAGCCGCCGCCGAAATGCTGAATTGGCCCGATGCCCAAGGTCGTTTGAGCGGCATGGGCGTCATGGAAATGAGCCACCGCGGCAAAGAGTTCCTGAGCATCTACGAAGCTGCTGAAGCGGATCTGCGCGAGTTGTTGGCGGTACCAGCCAACTTCAAGATCCTGTTCATGCAAGGCGGTGGATTGGCCGAAAACGCCATCGTTCCGCTGAATTTGAGCGGACTGCGCGCCGGCAATGGCCAAGGCGCTGCCGACTTTGTGTTGACGGGCAGTTGGAGTGAAAAATCGTTCAAGGAAGCTGGCAAGTACTGCAGCAACCACATTGCGGCCAGCAGCAAGGCAGATGGTTTTACCGCCATCCCTCCTGCCGCAAGCTGGGAGTTGCGTGATGACGCCAGCTATGTGCACATCTGCAGCAACGAAACCATCCACGGCATCGAATTCCAGAGCCTGCCTGATCTGAAGGCACTGGGCTCCAAAGCCGAACTGGTGATGGACTTCTCCTCCCATGTCGCGTCGCGTCCGGTGGACTGGAGCCGCGTGGGCCTAGCGTTTGGGGGGGCCCAAAAGAACCTTGGCCCCGCCGGACTCACCCTCGTGGTAGTGCGCGAAGACCTGCTAGGCCATGCCTTGTCGATCTGCCCCAGTGCGTTTGACTACAAAACCGTGGCCGACAACGGCTCGATGTACAACACCCCGCCTACCTATTCGATCTACATCGCCGGGTTGGTGTTCAAGTGGCTCAAGCGCCAAGGGGGCGTGGCCGCCATGGAGGCCCGCAACATCGCCAAAGCCAAGTTGCTGTACGGTGCGATTGACGCGACCGGCTTCTACATGAACGGCGTGGCACGCAATGCGCGATCCCGCATGAACGTACCTTTCTTCTTGCGCAACGAGAGCCTGAACGACGCCTTCCTCGCAGGCGCCAAAGAGGCCGGCCTTTTGCAACTCAAGGGGCACAAGTCGGTTGGTGGCATGCGTGCCAGCATTTATAACGCGATTCCGCTCGAGGGCGTGCAGGCACTCGTCCAG from the Rhodoferax potami genome contains:
- the gyrA gene encoding DNA gyrase subunit A, which encodes MTQFAKETLPISLEEEMRRSYLDYAMSVIVGRALPDARDGLKPVHRRVLYAMHELNNDWNRAYKKSARIVGDVIGKYHPHGDQSVYDTIVRMAQDFSMRHMLVDGQGNFGSVDGDSAAAMRYTEIRLAKIAHELLADLDKETVDFGPNYDGSESEPLVMPTRIPNLLVNGSGGIAVGMATNIPPHNLNEVVDACLHLLKNPEASIDELMDIIPAPDFPTAGIIYGIQGVKDGYRTGRGRVVMRARCHFEDIDKGQRQAIIVDELPYQVNKKTLQERMAELVHEKKIEGISHIQDESDKSGMRLVIELKRGEVPEVVLNNLYKQTQLQDTFGINMVALVNGQPKLCNLKDLIEVFLDHRREVVTRRTVFNLRKARERGHVLEGLAVALANIDDFIRIIRESPTPPVAKLELMNRPWDSKLVREMLTRTRADGGVVNADDYRPDGLEKEFGMGNDGLYRLSETQAQEILQMRLQRLTGLEQDKIVAEYKDVMAEIEDLLDILAKPARVAVIIGEELGHVKQEFGQTKIGARRSLVEHSSFDLSTEDLITPTDMVVTMSHSGYIKSQPLHEYRAQKRGGRGKQATATKEDDWVDQLFVANTHDYILCFSNRGRLYWLKVWEVPQGSRGSRGRPIVNMFPLQEGEKITVVLALTGEKRTFPADQYVFMSTSMGTVKKTALDEFSNPRKAGIIAVDLDEGDFLIGAALTDGKHDVMLFSDGGKAVRFDENDVRPMGRNARGVRGMMLDDGQSVIAMLVAEDEQQSVLTATENGFGKRTNITEYTRHGRGTKGMIAIQQSERNGKVVAATLVHADDEIMLITDKGVLVRTRVSEIREMGRATQGVTLIGLDEGSKLSGLQRIVENDANPSDATAEGAEDAADGTDGDAPAAE
- the serC gene encoding 3-phosphoserine/phosphohydroxythreonine transaminase, whose amino-acid sequence is MQRPYNFSAGPAAMPAEVLEQAAAEMLNWPDAQGRLSGMGVMEMSHRGKEFLSIYEAAEADLRELLAVPANFKILFMQGGGLAENAIVPLNLSGLRAGNGQGAADFVLTGSWSEKSFKEAGKYCSNHIAASSKADGFTAIPPAASWELRDDASYVHICSNETIHGIEFQSLPDLKALGSKAELVMDFSSHVASRPVDWSRVGLAFGGAQKNLGPAGLTLVVVREDLLGHALSICPSAFDYKTVADNGSMYNTPPTYSIYIAGLVFKWLKRQGGVAAMEARNIAKAKLLYGAIDATGFYMNGVARNARSRMNVPFFLRNESLNDAFLAGAKEAGLLQLKGHKSVGGMRASIYNAIPLEGVQALVQYMQEFERTHG